Proteins encoded by one window of Chryseobacterium aquaeductus:
- a CDS encoding GIY-YIG nuclease family protein, giving the protein MKGWMYILHCSDGSYYTGSTNNLELRLAQHQRGEGANHTQKRLPVKLLYYEEYHRIDLAFYREKQIQGWSRRKKEALMNGTPELLPQLAIAYRDLRNESDVDY; this is encoded by the coding sequence ATGAAAGGATGGATGTATATTCTCCACTGCTCCGATGGCAGCTATTACACAGGAAGCACCAACAATCTCGAACTCCGCCTTGCCCAACATCAAAGAGGTGAAGGAGCAAACCATACCCAAAAAAGACTCCCCGTAAAACTTCTATATTACGAAGAATACCACCGCATTGATCTTGCCTTCTACCGTGAAAAACAAATTCAGGGCTGGAGCAGAAGAAAGAAAGAGGCGTTGATGAATGGTACACCTGAACTTTTACCACAATTAGCAATTGCATACCGAGATTTGAGAAATGAATCTGATGTAGATTATTGA